One window from the genome of Pseudomonadota bacterium encodes:
- the gltA gene encoding NADPH-dependent glutamate synthase — MAEEVVKKPKKEVIPRQPMEEQAPDVRRRNFKEVPVGYSVETAKLEAQRCLQCKKPSCVEGCPVQVDIPGFISCIVEGDFAKAIRVIWQKNSLPAVCGRVCPQEIQCEGLCVVGKKGDPVAIGNLERFAADYERNNGKGELPPSVPSTGKKVAVVGSGPAGLTVAADLIRKGHEVTVLEAFHKPGGVLVYGIPEFRLPKEIVFSEVAFLEKLGAKVECNNVVGRTVSLEELFEQGYDAIFVGVGAGLPTFMNIPGENLIGILSANEYLTRANLMKAYLFPEYDTPIIKGKNVVVLGAGNVAMDSARTAMRLGADNVKIVYRRSRQEMPARKAEIHHADEEGIEFFLLTAPTQFFGDEKGRLTGMECLKMELGEPDQSGRRRPVPIKGSEFKMDCDVVIVAVGTGPNPILTQSTPELTLNKWGYLVADDETGKTSMKGVWAGGDIVTGSATVILAMGAGRKAADSIDKYLSIGW, encoded by the coding sequence ATGGCTGAAGAAGTAGTAAAGAAACCTAAAAAAGAAGTGATTCCCAGGCAGCCAATGGAAGAGCAGGCTCCTGATGTTAGAAGAAGAAACTTCAAGGAAGTTCCTGTTGGATATTCTGTTGAAACTGCGAAGTTGGAAGCTCAAAGATGCCTGCAATGTAAAAAACCAAGCTGCGTTGAGGGTTGTCCGGTTCAGGTGGATATACCTGGCTTTATTAGCTGTATTGTGGAAGGTGATTTTGCAAAAGCTATCAGGGTTATATGGCAGAAGAACAGCCTTCCGGCTGTTTGCGGAAGGGTTTGTCCGCAGGAAATTCAGTGTGAAGGCTTATGTGTTGTCGGCAAAAAAGGTGACCCTGTTGCAATAGGTAATCTGGAAAGATTTGCCGCAGATTATGAAAGAAATAATGGCAAAGGCGAACTTCCGCCAAGCGTACCTTCAACAGGTAAGAAAGTAGCTGTTGTTGGTTCAGGTCCTGCCGGACTTACTGTTGCAGCCGATCTTATCAGAAAAGGGCATGAAGTTACAGTTTTAGAAGCTTTTCATAAACCGGGCGGTGTGCTCGTATATGGGATTCCGGAATTCAGGCTTCCTAAAGAAATAGTATTTTCTGAAGTGGCTTTTTTAGAAAAACTTGGTGCCAAAGTTGAGTGTAATAATGTTGTTGGAAGAACCGTAAGCCTTGAGGAGTTGTTTGAACAGGGTTATGACGCGATTTTTGTGGGTGTAGGCGCCGGACTTCCCACTTTTATGAATATTCCTGGTGAAAACCTTATCGGGATTCTTTCCGCAAACGAGTACTTAACACGCGCAAACTTAATGAAGGCTTATTTATTTCCCGAATATGATACACCCATCATAAAAGGTAAAAATGTTGTTGTGCTTGGTGCAGGAAATGTTGCGATGGACTCTGCAAGAACTGCCATGCGCCTTGGTGCTGACAATGTTAAAATAGTATATAGAAGGTCAAGACAGGAAATGCCCGCAAGAAAAGCCGAAATTCATCATGCCGATGAAGAGGGTATAGAATTCTTTCTGCTTACCGCGCCAACCCAGTTTTTTGGGGACGAAAAGGGAAGACTTACCGGTATGGAATGCCTTAAAATGGAACTGGGAGAGCCGGATCAGTCCGGAAGACGGCGTCCTGTTCCGATAAAAGGCTCGGAATTTAAAATGGACTGTGATGTTGTTATCGTAGCAGTAGGTACAGGTCCGAATCCTATTCTTACACAGTCTACACCTGAACTGACTTTGAATAAGTGGGGATATCTTGTTGCTGATGACGAAACAGGTAAAACCTCGATGAAGGGTGTATGGGCTGGTGGTGACATAGTTACCGGTTCTGCAACCGTAATTCTTGCAATGGGGGCCGGAAGAAAAGCCGCCGATTCGATTGATAAGT
- a CDS encoding sulfide/dihydroorotate dehydrogenase-like FAD/NAD-binding protein, which produces MFKIVNREEMAGGTVILNEIEAPLIAKKAKPGQFVIIKANETGERVPLTMADTNPDKGTITIIYMVVGKSTALFKTLRVGEGYMDVIGPLGKPTHIENLGTVVCVGGGTGVAVLHPIAKALKEAGNHVIAIIGSRNKDLLILEDRMKAASTELHVCTDDGSYGHHGFVTDVLKKTLETQDIKLAVAIGPVPMMKFVSKMTKEFNVKTLVSLNPIMIDGTGMCGGCRVSVGGETKFACVDGPEFDGHEVDFDELMNRLRAYCDEEKECHDAFCNLKQ; this is translated from the coding sequence ATGTTTAAAATTGTAAATCGCGAAGAGATGGCTGGGGGCACTGTGATTTTAAATGAAATCGAAGCTCCTTTAATAGCCAAAAAGGCAAAACCCGGCCAGTTTGTTATCATAAAGGCTAATGAAACAGGCGAGAGGGTTCCGCTTACAATGGCGGATACCAATCCGGATAAAGGTACAATCACAATTATATATATGGTTGTTGGAAAATCCACTGCTCTTTTCAAAACGCTCAGGGTCGGAGAAGGCTATATGGATGTAATCGGGCCTCTTGGAAAACCTACTCATATTGAGAATCTCGGAACTGTTGTTTGTGTTGGAGGTGGTACAGGTGTTGCTGTTTTGCATCCTATTGCCAAGGCCCTTAAAGAAGCAGGAAACCATGTTATAGCAATTATCGGCTCCCGAAACAAGGACTTACTTATACTTGAAGATCGTATGAAAGCGGCATCAACTGAGCTTCATGTATGTACCGATGATGGATCTTACGGGCATCACGGATTTGTTACGGATGTTTTGAAAAAAACGCTGGAAACACAGGATATCAAGCTTGCGGTTGCTATCGGGCCAGTTCCTATGATGAAATTTGTATCCAAAATGACTAAAGAATTTAATGTCAAAACGCTTGTAAGCCTTAATCCTATAATGATTGATGGCACCGGCATGTGTGGCGGATGCCGGGTGTCTGTAGGCGGAGAAACAAAATTTGCGTGTGTGGATGGACCTGAATTCGACGGTCACGAGGTTGATTTTGACGAATTGATGAACCGTTTGCGGGCATATTGTGACGAGGAAAAAGAGTGTCATGATGCATTTTGTAATTTAAAACAATAG